A region of the Silene latifolia isolate original U9 population chromosome 9, ASM4854445v1, whole genome shotgun sequence genome:
TGACCAGGTGGAGCACAAACAGAAAGCTTCTCAATTATCTGCCATTGAgagaaaaaaaatccaaaatccaGATAAGCCAAGAACAGAAAATCACTTCTAAAAAGGGATACATGCATATAAACGGAAGGCAAGTTCCTCTTAACTGTGCGGTTAACACTTGTATCTGGTCTGAGTTCTGAGATAGCCGAGATGAATTCCTTTCCATATTTAGCGGTAAACAAGTTTTTAATTTGCAAAAGGTCTGGCAGATCAGAACATCGTGGAGCTGCAAATATGATGCTTGTAATAGCCTCCCGCAGCTCTATAGGACACTCCCTAACATTCAAAttcaacaaaaatgaaaaaaaaaggagcaGCAATAATACAGCCATAGACGATAAAAATGCTCAATGATACTTTTATTGGACCATATGCTAGGATCCTGATGACAAACTCTCGCCCTTTGACAATCACTATTTGAAAATGAGTGAAGTCCTACCAAGTTCACTTCCTGAAATGTGTAATAGTTTCGTGTCATGGACTTGTGAGAGGTAGCAAGAAACAATTTTTACATGAAATCAGATCAAACAGTGATTACAAATCAAATGATTGTAGGGCCAAGTCAAAGGTTTGGCAGTTTTTAACACGAAATTTTGGGTTCCTCTTCGAAAGATCTTGTtcaaagacatgaaatttaggtCGGTCCTGTAAGTTAGGTCATCTGTTCCAGATTATGTCATTCCTTGCAAAAGGAGATAAGTTGTTTCAAATGACCACTAATGAAAATTGTGTTAATAGTTGGTCTACTGACTGCAACTCAACAGCACAAGAACCGCTAACTCTTTAACTAACCATGTTCCTTCATTTCATCGTAGTTCAAAATAATGGATCACGTCGAAAAAGGTTTGATTTGATAGCTAAGGAGGACAAAATGATCATGGCTTTACCTCTGACTTTCAAGGATGGGAACACGTGCAAGAACAAACTCGCAAAACATCTCTATTATCTCATACGCAGCCAATGTATTTTGTTCACGTATGACATGCTCCACCTTCAAAAGGGtcgtttaatcatattttatacAACAATCCCTCAAACAAAATGCAACAATCAGCGAATGACCTTTTAACACTGGGAGAAAAAAGTAATTACCCGAATTCTAGCTATGGCTTCCTGGCCGGACTGCAGAAATAGAGCTATCTCCTTTCGCATCTGCTTTAGCTGCGCATCTCTCCTATTTTTTAGTAGCTTGATACGGGAGATTGCTAAGTTTAAACATGTTTTGCTGCAAAACAAAACAGGATTTTTACACCGGCCTCAGTGTAATGAAACAGCGCGCAATAACATTCAAAAAACAAATACAGCGTCTCAAATCATAGACACCTTTTGCGAAAAATGTGCATTATGATCAAATAATGCAAACACTTCCATGAATTATATGATCCATTAAACTAACAACATCTAATCCGGCGGACTATCAACTTTCGAAAATATTAAATTAGGTTGAAGTTCCACAATGAAATCGCAGCTAAGGCATTTACTAGTAAACCAAACCTTAAATCcgatcatttatttacctattcCATTTTTTAGTTTGACAGCGGTTATGATGGGTATACTGATAATCCACTTGATCTTTGTTCCGaatcaaaggtaaacaagtgATTGAGACCAAGGGAGTAACAAATAAGAAATGCAGATCAATATCAATATTCAAGTTCATAATCTTCACAAAATTTAGTAACCGAATTcatgaattaaatcaaatttgaTCATCAAACAACTAATAACACAGATAATTTACAAAACTAGTAACCCGATTCTTCAAAATCATAccaacaattacaattacaattacaattaaaTTGAAGGAAGAACTGATTAAAATTAGTGAAGAGAAAGAAGGGGGTGAGTGATTAACATACCATCTGGCGCCAAGAACGCCTCGATTGAAGAGCTGATTCAACATTCGATTGGTATCGCAATGAACCCTAAATTCTTTTGCAATTTGGGGGTTTATTTGATTGATCttgttgaatttttttttttttttttttttttgatgacgaggaggttggatcctcccGGATCTGAGGACCCCACCTCTTGGCGCCTGTCTGTGTGAGTTCTTTCATGGGATTATTCCCTCTCCGGGCGTCGGTCAGGAAAGTGTTCTCAGGAATCGAACCAGGAGACTGCATTCTCCCAGGAGGCTTTGCTATTCTCCCAAATTCCACTAGACTCACACATctatgacaatttaacacactttatatattttctGATCTTGTTGAATTTGAATACGAAGAATgagtgagttttttttttttggaaataagAGTAAAGTGAATTTTATTGCACAGTTAAATTCTTCTCTAAATCGATTTTAcccaaatactccctccattcaacttcatACTACCACTTCCaattttcacgtttgtcaacgcgtcttttacgcgctaaatatcattagctacgtatttgtaaaaaatataaaagttaaatatttttaatatactcgtAACTACGAATAAAATAAGATTTCACATAAATATATTTTCACTTTATGTATTGggagaaattgaaattgaatgtttaactatgaatagtgtacaaaatagaTAATGGTAGTGTGAAGTTGAATGGAAGGAGTAATAATTATAAGATTCTGGATACTCAAGTTCAAGTTTAGAGTTACGGACTTACGGTTACTCTGAAAAACTCAAGAAGTCTCGTATGTGAGTGTTGGTCCGTATTGATAAAAGATGAGAGAGTAATTTATGAGCTAAGGAGTTACTCTCTCTATTGtcaattactccctccattcaactcaacTTTACAACTttcttttatcacgtttgccaacgcaacTTTTACACGATAAATATTATTAGTTGCgcatttgcaaaaattataattttttttttttaatgtactcttaaagacgaatcaaataagataccacatgaatatattttcacttatgtatcgagagaaaattgaagttgaatgtccgcttgtgaatagtgcgcAAAATAGAaagttgtaaagtggagttgaatggagggaataTTTTTAAAGTGGAACCTCCTTGACTCAATTCTTATATCTTACACCCATGTGTAGGATACTCCATACTCCCTCCAACTCCCCCACCCCCACACTCCCCACTCCCCACTCCCCACTCCCCACTCATCCTTAACTtcctctttattattatttttattttgttttaaaacaaaaaattatcTTCCACTTTTAAGAAAATTACCGCTGTCATATTCAGTTTAAGTATTACGTAGTGTTATTTTCACAATATCACTATTATATTCattttaagtttagtgaatatgacaatgTTGTTTAATGAATATGTGCTTTATAGTACGATATTCATTATATGACACTATCATATTCATTTGCACTTTAGTGAATATGTTAGTGTAGTTTGATGAATATGTGTATTATTTATTGTGATATTCATCGCATGGTTCTATTATATTCACTTCCAGTTTAGTGAATAAGACTTTATTTGTTTAAATATATTGAACAATAATCATGAACGCTTTAATCCATATAAAAACCGCATAATACAAAACAATTTAAAGGaataaaaataattatgtgataTGGTATGAATATGTCAATTTTGTGATGTGAATATGtgagaaaaaataaaaataaaaataaaaatatatcaAATATGATCTCCATTTGTAGagaaataaaaattatgaataatgatatattttttattattttctaatttaTTATATTTAAgatttatttattataaaaaaaaaaattaaaaaggagAGTGTACCATGCACCATACTCATGCAATTCATGGActgtacaaccagttgtatatgttgtaccgtgtagaatctgagctttgtgtcgaagtatccgagctttatattaaagaatatgagctttattagaaagtattgagttcatccatttagacattaaaaacatgaactttaaattagctcagaaagaatacacataagctcagattcttatacttggttgtaccatgcttatggtacaactggatgtataatcctatttgtgataCTCATGGGTGCATGGTATAATTTACCTCCTTGACTTATGAAACGAATTTTCTCTGTATCATGAATACAGTTACTTACTCACTTTGTTCCATTGGTAAACAATTTATCGAGATACCTAACCTACAAATATAagttactaggtagtatcccgtgcTTCGCACGGCCTGTTTCtatattttgttaatataattgcaaaaaaaaagttaacatttaattatttttaagatTTTACTTATAATAAAATTAATTGAATGATTAGATATATTTAATGCTTATAATTAAGGTTGATTAGATGTAATTAATACTTATAATTAAGATTTAATCACGGTTGTCACACAGTAAGCTTGTATACGCTATTAGCACCCAAAAAAGCTTGTATACGCTATCATGAAATTACATACTTGTTAAAATTACATACTCCGTGGATTCCTATATTTTAAAATTACCACAAATACAAATTATAAACATGCGAACCAACCaactgaaaaacaaaatagaatacTCTCTAAGATTTCTTACAAAAAAGTTATCACAAATACAAAATTATAAACTTGTATAACTAAGTACATAATAATCTCGTTTCATTTGCATTGGTAGGACTATGGACTTAATATCTGACACTTAAGAAATTTAATTAAAGGGGTGTCTATTATCATTTTTTTCACTTCAAAATGATCTTCAAGGAATAGTTTGATCTTAATTTTCCTCTATATAATTTGcttgttaatttattttttaaattaattttCTAATAACAATGTAACTATTCTAATATAATATCATAGGAGTAAACATCATTACTTCGAAGTAACACATGgtcaaatttttgaaattttaaataCATTAGTGTATAGGGATGTGTTTCTACTACAAAATTAGAGGTATTAGTCTATTACTTGTATAACTTAGTCGCGTGGTCTAAGGATAATATTTTTTATGGTACTAATTAATCCTAATAACCTCATAGAGTATGCTGATAAGTGATGAAATGATGAATGATGAGCAACTTGTTTATTCTTTTCCTCACTGATTTCTCCTTTTTAACAAAAAACATTAGAACCCTAGAGACTAAACTCGTCACCTTCCTTGTTCGTCTTTTATGCCGCCATCCTAGATCTCCTCTCACAACATCAAATCTCTCGTGGAGCTAGAGTCTTGTGCCCCTTCATGGTCCAATATTTTGCTGGCGAATAGTGAAGTTGGTTTATTAGGTCGATTGAGGTTTTTGAGCTTATCGGTTCTGCTATTCTCGTTTGCATTGGCAACATCCACTACTTAAGCTTTCAACTTCCAGTAGTTCTTCTTCTCAGGATGATACATTTGTTTTTACTTTGGAAGGTCATACATATTATAAGCATACCCATCAAGTCATAAAAAGCTTGATTATTAGAAATAATGTGATGGTAGGGAGTACATAATAATTGAAGCAATTGAAAACTTTttgtttcacttttttttttcatattgtcTTATACTCTTATGAAAATATGAAGACAACTAAAGTTTGGGGAAGAAATGCTTCCATATACGGAGTTTATATAGTGTAATTTGGAGATATTTGTGT
Encoded here:
- the LOC141598933 gene encoding uncharacterized protein LOC141598933; translation: MLNQLFNRGVLGARCKTCLNLAISRIKLLKNRRDAQLKQMRKEIALFLQSGQEAIARIRVEHVIREQNTLAAYEIIEMFCEFVLARVPILESQRECPIELREAITSIIFAAPRCSDLPDLLQIKNLFTAKYGKEFISAISELRPDTSVNRTIIEKLSVCAPPGQEKLKTLKEIAREYNVNWDSSKTEAEFSKKHDDLLDGPKQGAVLTAVPVQQSITPRRVADKPKTEVLPSYGSTSNKPLTNSNGSRAPNTDSSLDSTASNRQKEARVSDILEKARAAIASAERASAAARAASELVNVNFGLMNLEGGKS